AATTCGGTTATTCATTTCATACAGGAATAGTTCTGTGACCTTTACCTTCCTCCCGCCATTTCTcattaatctttttttttttttcgttaaGAAAgtgttttaattttttctctcTATCTGTAGTTTTActtatattcttttaatattatattcatttatcacaattttttttactttctacgtttgcttttgcttttacCACAACCGATACTCATCGATTACTAATTGCTATTACTAATTATTACCGTATTCTCGCTACCGTTATTGATTGttttcttctcttttttttacttttctGAATTacctttatatttaaacaaCCTATAGtagtaaaaaattttataatctTTGTTTTCGATTTTACAttccttctttttttttccaatgaTTAATTTCACTTGGAGTGATCCATCCATAATtactgataataataatctaacaaataatatcgATAGTAAAAATCAAACCAATACAAAGAGTAGAACTTTCTCAACAGAAAATACTACAAGCagtaatagcaataatCAACTAGCTAAAGATGGATTTTTACCTTTGTCATCACCAGATATAAACTCCAACAATCAAAGCAATACCCCAGATTTTTCTACATTCGATAATAATAGCACTACTAATAATGACGATATAAACTCAGATCTTGTGAACCATAACGATTTTTTCATGTTACAAGACTCAACTACTAACCCTAATAATACAGAGCCTGAATTGCTTCAAAACCTACTCAATAATACTGCTATTACCTCCACAGCCAATGATcagaataaattaattcatttagATCCTATCCCGgattttaaagataaatcaGAAATAAAACCTTGgttacaaaaaattttctatcCACAGGGGATTGAATTGGTTATTGAAAGATcagataatattaaagtaGTATTTAAATGCAAGGCCTCTAAGCGacgtaaaaaaaatcaatatcaCATTCATATGCATTCTAAtacaaatgcaaatgcaaatataCAAGATACGGAGACTAATTCTTCTCCAAATTCACCATCTTCAAAATTACAATCTTCACAAAACatttcaatatcaacaccaacttcaaattcaaatgcaAGTTGCTTATTAGAAAAACCTAAAAGAAAGCGATTggtttcaaaatataatacttGTCCTTTTCGTGTAAGAGCCACTTATTCCTTAAAACGTAAGAAATGGAACgttgttgttttaaataatagtCATTCGcatgaattaaaatttaatccAACTTCTGaagattataaaaaatttaaagatggTTTGAGAAAACAAAATGATTGGGACTCagtgaaaaaatttgatgaaCTAGAATATAGATTTAAATCGAATTTACCATTGGTACCTTCTATTCCGTGTGATTGTGGTTTaacaaatgaaattgaatgTTTTGATATTGTATTACCGAATACagttaattctaatatacAAAGGCAAAAATTAATGTTATCAAAAAACCATCATCCTCATCAAAATTCTTCCATACCATtaacaactaataataatttaaaaaaagattcctcaattatgaaaaagaaaaaattctcGTTGCaacaaaattttaataataaaaatgatataatgtCACGAAACGGTAATAGTATTATAGACTTAACTTATGCTGCttgtataaataataattctactaGCACTTCTTTATTGGTAGATTCCAGCCAATCATCTCCGAATAATGATTCTTCTCCAATaaccaataattttaatttaattcattcttctcatatttcaaattccagggcaactaataatataaatactaattcaagatttaataatgataaaaatattattgaaaatagaatttcaacaaatgctaattttttaaaagaatttgacATTGAGGATAATCCTGATTTCTACCCAACtctattaaatgattttgatATCTTATCgaatacaaataatagttcaaataataataactcaACTACCAATAGATCAACctttaatgaagaattttgtGATTTATTAGATCCACATTCAAATACTATAATGAATATGTCAAATGCAACTAATTTAGATGTTCCAATGAATAAAAACATTCCAATTTTTACTAATACTCAAACAACGGATCTAAACGAAATTGATTTTACAAGTATGTTTAATAAGTTCTCTTATcatagtaataaaaattcaagttCGAATAAAACAAATTCACAAACAACTAAAtcatattcttcaaaatcaaattcaagttctattaaaaataattcttctattTATGGACATCAAAGCCATATTCGCCATGTTAGTCATAATCaacaaacaaatataaataatactatgaataatccattaattaaaaataataatgatattagtCATTTCACAACAagagatttattaaatccaaaggaaatatttgaaaccACAAATACTactaaatttaatgatactaatgatatttcttcaaaCCAAGCTATATCATCACCTTCTACTCATGGCCAATTCtccaatttcaatttaattagagaattggaaaaatctTCGGTGTTAAATAGTAGTACTACTTCAACACCAAATGATACTGGAGATAATCAACATGTTAATAATACCAACTCAAACACTATTGTAAATATCagtgataataataataatcaaaatcatgCTGCAAAATCAAACATTAATGTTAATGATggtttttcaaattctaatattttttttaaaaataaagaagatCAACAATTATCTGTTCCGACTGTGTCAACTTGTACTATTAATATGGTACCAATATTATTCCAAGAACCATTACCATCTCATAACATtgttaatgatgatgaaaatttcatttctgaaatgattaaaaaagaacaacaagAAGAGTATGAACatattcataataataataggaACAATATAGGCCTAAGTACTACCaatatgaattatttggattCAAGTgatttatctaattttccaaataatttcaacaaGAATATTAATCCAAggaattcattaaataatcaaagaCTTAATAATCCTGGAACTCAAACAATTGCATCAAATACTTCTCTAGCTACTGCAACGCTTGGAGAAATGTTTAATCTTGGTAATAGTGGGAATTCCCCTACTACTAATGATACATTTAAAgatatctttaattaaaacaCTAATCTATTACTTTACGaacattttcatttctcATTATTCTTATGAACTCATAAACTCATTTACTCATGTATTTCATAATTATTTACcatttttaagaaaaggttatttttttttcatatacAAACCATATACATAgagattaataattaaataaataatattacctTCCGTCATTACATT
This genomic stretch from Henningerozyma blattae CBS 6284 chromosome 1, complete genome harbors:
- the AFT2 gene encoding Aft2p (similar to Saccharomyces cerevisiae AFT1 (YGL071W) and AFT2 (YPL202C); ancestral locus Anc_6.211): MINFTWSDPSIITDNNNLTNNIDSKNQTNTKSRTFSTENTTSSNSNNQLAKDGFLPLSSPDINSNNQSNTPDFSTFDNNSTTNNDDINSDLVNHNDFFMLQDSTTNPNNTEPELLQNLLNNTAITSTANDQNKLIHLDPIPDFKDKSEIKPWLQKIFYPQGIELVIERSDNIKVVFKCKASKRRKKNQYHIHMHSNTNANANIQDTETNSSPNSPSSKLQSSQNISISTPTSNSNASCLLEKPKRKRLVSKYNTCPFRVRATYSLKRKKWNVVVLNNSHSHELKFNPTSEDYKKFKDGLRKQNDWDSVKKFDELEYRFKSNLPLVPSIPCDCGLTNEIECFDIVLPNTVNSNIQRQKLMLSKNHHPHQNSSIPLTTNNNLKKDSSIMKKKKFSLQQNFNNKNDIMSRNGNSIIDLTYAACINNNSTSTSLLVDSSQSSPNNDSSPITNNFNLIHSSHISNSRATNNINTNSRFNNDKNIIENRISTNANFLKEFDIEDNPDFYPTLLNDFDILSNTNNSSNNNNSTTNRSTFNEEFCDLLDPHSNTIMNMSNATNLDVPMNKNIPIFTNTQTTDLNEIDFTSMFNKFSYHSNKNSSSNKTNSQTTKSYSSKSNSSSIKNNSSIYGHQSHIRHVSHNQQTNINNTMNNPLIKNNNDISHFTTRDLLNPKEIFETTNTTKFNDTNDISSNQAISSPSTHGQFSNFNLIRELEKSSVLNSSTTSTPNDTGDNQHVNNTNSNTIVNISDNNNNQNHAAKSNINVNDGFSNSNIFFKNKEDQQLSVPTVSTCTINMVPILFQEPLPSHNIVNDDENFISEMIKKEQQEEYEHIHNNNRNNIGLSTTNMNYLDSSDLSNFPNNFNKNINPRNSLNNQRLNNPGTQTIASNTSLATATLGEMFNLGNSGNSPTTNDTFKDIFN